Part of the Anopheles coluzzii chromosome 3, AcolN3, whole genome shotgun sequence genome is shown below.
CTTTGTCTTCTAAACGGCAAAGCTACTCACACAGGACCCGGTTGatggattttgttgttgttttaccttcttCCCTACAAGTTCGATTCCTGGAAGTGGCacgtttgccacaaaatcgCGTACAATCATGCTTGTTGCGtacatttttctttattttttgttgtccaGCTTGTCCCTGCGAACCGGAAGTGTTTTCACTCCATACCCAttcatttattgatttttccttTCAATGCTGAACTTCTTGGAATACGTTTGTTGTGATTGTGTCGCTTGCTGTCATCCCGTGTGATCGACCGGAAGTGTTCgccggatgtgtgtgtgtgtgtgtttgtgtgtatgtgtgtgtgttaatgtaCAAATTGGTCTAATAAAAACAATGACGCTTATCCCTGTGTACGAAAGTGGAATAATATGTGAGGTAAAAAAGGAGTTAATGTTGTATTGGAAAACTGTCTGATTCTAAACGATCCCTGTCTTTAGAAAACATGcgtttttaatctttttttacagttttctGCAGTGTTTTACACCTCCTGCAATCGCGACAATGCAAAACCGGGAGTCTAATGCCATCAGTGTTTCTTTTAAAACCCATAATTCGCTTCGTTTTATTCAACTCCAATTCCTGACCTGCCCCTCAGTCATGCGCTTAAGCCATCGCAGGTGAGTCTCTCTCGGCAAACTACCTGCCAGCCTGTTCCGTTTCCGCACTTCCGGCTGCAGAAACCGAACATGAAAAGGCTTCCTTTCAACCATTCAAGCAAAACGGAACAATTGCTTCTATCTTCTGGCTTTCCTTTGCCATCGCCATTCATACACACGAAAAAAACGACCACTTGCTCAACACATACCACGCCGGATTCCGGATGTGCACGACAGCGGCCACAGGATACAGGGATACACACAAGTGCATTGAAATTGCAATCAGGTGCTTTTGTTGACGCGCTGCCCGGTGCAATGAGGttgtgaaaaattaaatcaaaacgACAGGAAGAAGAGCGTTTGTGCAAAGCGGGAAAACCGTAAAAAAGGAGATCATGAACAATGAGCCATCGTACTGGTGCGGTGTCGGGGGCGGTTGAACCAAAACTAGAACGGCCACAAAATGCAGCAAAGAGTAGAAGAGGAATAAAACAGCTGAGCTTACCGGAAACGGCCGGAAATGAACCAggcgaaacaaaaccaaaaaaaccaaaccaacaaagagGAGAAAACGGCGAGATCTGCAAAAGCGAAGTGCAACGAAAGAGTGGACACAAGCAGGTTTGAACATTCGTTTAATCATTTCGGATACCCATACCCCACACATTCTGCATCCCAACggacaaataaaaagaagataggattttttttttcattttaaggTTTTCTTGTCATTTATTTCGCTTTGTGAAGCGTGCGCGTACGCACGATCACCTCGCTTCCTCTCTCACACTTAGCCCACTATTGTTGTATTGGTTggccgctgctgcagctggttTTGCAAAATTACGCACTTACACACTACAAACAAAGTTTCGTTACGAGTCTACCTAGCCTAGCCTTCTAACGTGGCTTTCAGTTTTAACTTACCTACTGatagcataaaaaaacaaacaaaatatattAAGTTTCGCACCTTTTGCTTAGCCGACTAACtgtctgtatgtgtatgtgtgttggttCTTAATAACGCTCCTAAAACTGCTAAAGTATATGTACATTTTGGGGTTTGCCTTAAACACAGTATAGGATAAACTTAGTTTGTCATTTCTTCTGCTCTCTTCTCTTCTAAACGCCTGCTCAAACGCCGCTTAAAAAGTACACTTATGATAGGACTTGGTGTATGCTAGCACAAAAATGGCTACAAATAAAATGCACGTTTCATTTCGTTGGTACACGAAGAGGGAAGTATGGAGAGTTGTGGTAGTAGtgattgctgtttgtttttgggaaAAGGCACTtagcaaaatatattttacaagAGAACTTCATTGCTGTTGGATTCAAAGCCTCAAAAAGAGGGCTGCATATGgcttgtttgatttttgatttCTTCCCTCCCGTTTTTATGTTGCATGCGCTCTCTAGAAGGCTCTAGAAAATGCATTGAGATCTTCTTACATGGATACAAAAGAAAGAGAGTAAAAAAGGTATAATTACATAAGCATGAAAACTAATaggaaaaaatacactttCGAGCATTTGTTTGCTGTGATGGGCACGAAAAAGGGgagaaactaaaaaaaaaaaagaaactaaactTAAGTCGAACCAAATCGAAACTAAACTAAACGAATCTGACTAGTTTGGaacagtgtttgtgtttcttactccttttttttctgcattttgaactaaaaaaactaaaaagaaaactttccgtttttgtgttttgcttttgctcgttggaaaataaataaacttactaaacgtaaaaaacaaaagggtCTGCTTTCTTGGTCCCTTCCCAGAAGGGGGACATCGATTTTTGGGAGGCTTTCCCCTGCACTAGAACCGAACAAACGGCGTCCTGCTTTCCTTCCGTGTATCCTCCTTGCGCATCCTCCTACCACTAACAAGctcgttcacacacacactcacacacattcacactaataacgctctctttctcctcaTCAGTCTTTGGTCGCGCCTTAACAATCTGCGACGAAGGGCACACGGTGAAGGCACACAACAATGGTTTCGCACACTCCGACACTACTCGCTGTTCAccaactctctctctatcccgTTCTCTAGTACACGGCAATGTTACCACCGTGCGGGAGCACCGTTGGCATGAAGCTGTCCTCCGAGATGTTGCAGGCAGCGGACGAACCTCCGCTCTGCGAATGCGGACTGTCCGAACGGGCCAGCGATGGCACTGGCGAACCGGCCGTACTGCTATCGCCCGATCCGGAACCACCGGGACACCCGGACTCGGCATGCTTCGTCAGCAGCGGCAGCCGCGAGAACGACTTCGTGCACGTCGGACACTTGAAGCGCTTCACGTCCTCGTGCGTCTGCTGGTGCGCGCGCAGATTCGACCGGTCGGCGAACGCGCGCGAGCACAGCTTGCACACGAACGGCTTCTCGCCGGTGTGCGTGCGGATGTGGCCCTGCAGCAGCCACGGGCGCGAGAACGCCTTGTCACAGTGCGTACACTTGCACGGTAGCGTGTGCGTGCGGATGTGCATCTTGAGCGCACCGAGCGTCTTGTACGGCTTGTCGCACTCCTTGCACACGAACGTCTTCTGCGCCTGGTTGCCCTCGGCCGCCGGGCAGTGGAACTGCTGGTGCTTCGACAGGCCCGAGTAGGTCGAGTACGACTTACCGCAGTCCGGGCACTGGTAGCGCGGGGCACCGTTGCCACCCGCCGGCGACGCTCCCTTCTCGCCGCCACCGTCCTTCTTCTGCAGGATGTTCGCGCTCGAGGTCGATTTCTCCGTCAGGATGGAGGAGCAGCCGGACGAGGACGAGAGGGAGGTGCTGTTGCCGTTGGCGGCGCTGaggctgttgttgttctccTCGGAATCGGCGCCCGGACTGGCGGGTGCCGACGAGGAGATCGGTGACAGCGAGCGGCCGCGCGACGAAAGGTACGAGTTGAACGAGGTGTGGCTGGAGGCGGGCGACAGGGACGGATGCTCGGCAACGGACGACATCGCCATCAGCGGATGATGGTGGGCCGGATGGTGCGggtgatgctggtggtggtgcgggtgGTGTGGGTGGTGCGGGTGGTGCAGCGGTGGGTACGGCATGAAGCGGTGCTGCGCCCGGGCAAAGGCCGACTCCGActtgatgatgttgttgttctgGTTGAGGCGCAGCTCGGTCGGGTAGGCCGGGACGACCATCGAGGGCGGCGGCGAGAGCGAGTGGCGGTCCGGGCGGAAGAGATGCGTCGGGGAGGCCGATGGGCTGCCGGACGTGTCGTGCTGGCCGGCACTGTACGGGGACAGCGGCTCGGAGCGCGGCGGCGAGATCTGGCTGTGGTGCGGATGCAGATGATGCGGATGGTGCGGGTGGAGGGGCAGCGGGGCAGCCGGATGGTGAGGGCTTTGGGTCTGGTAGGCGCTGTAGAACTCGGAGCTGTAGGGCATCGCGTACGGGAAGCCAGGGTAGACGGCGGGGAAGGAGGCGGCGGGCGATCGCGATCCGGGGAAGTAGATCGAGGACAGCGAACCGTAGGTGGGGGTGGGGATGGACAGCGGCGACTTGGTGTCGCTCGGGCTCGGCGAGGAGGAGGGCGGCGGGGTGGGCAGAGTGTCCTCCGCCTTGATCACGACCAGCTCCTCGGGCGACTCGGAGCGGGCCTTCTTCTTCATGGACTTCATCGAGAGGTCCTGCGGTTTGGTGCTGAGGTTTTCCGGCTCCA
Proteins encoded:
- the LOC120958833 gene encoding protein escargot is translated as MPTSIMQKNYSHCPLKKRPVFMSKDDPMKNDSDGEMEPENLSTKPQDLSMKSMKKKARSESPEELVVIKAEDTLPTPPPSSSPSPSDTKSPLSIPTPTYGSLSSIYFPGSRSPAASFPAVYPGFPYAMPYSSEFYSAYQTQSPHHPAAPLPLHPHHPHHLHPHHSQISPPRSEPLSPYSAGQHDTSGSPSASPTHLFRPDRHSLSPPPSMVVPAYPTELRLNQNNNIIKSESAFARAQHRFMPYPPLHHPHHPHHPHHHQHHPHHPAHHHPLMAMSSVAEHPSLSPASSHTSFNSYLSSRGRSLSPISSSAPASPGADSEENNNSLSAANGNSTSLSSSSGCSSILTEKSTSSANILQKKDGGGEKGASPAGGNGAPRYQCPDCGKSYSTYSGLSKHQQFHCPAAEGNQAQKTFVCKECDKPYKTLGALKMHIRTHTLPCKCTHCDKAFSRPWLLQGHIRTHTGEKPFVCKLCSRAFADRSNLRAHQQTHEDVKRFKCPTCTKSFSRLPLLTKHAESGCPGGSGSGDSSTAGSPVPSLARSDSPHSQSGGSSAACNISEDSFMPTVLPHGGNIAVY